In Humulus lupulus unplaced genomic scaffold, drHumLupu1.1 SCAFFOLD_821, whole genome shotgun sequence, the DNA window CACCATGTCCCTTATGAAATGCACATCTATTTCAATGTGCTTCGATCTAGCATGATACACAAGATTGGTAGCTAGTGAGGCAACTCCTATATTGTCGCACCAAATCACAGGAGGCTATTGTATAGGTATGTTCATTTCTCTCAACAAAGCGAGAAAAACAAAGATAATGCGAAAAGTTTCGTAAAAGCAAGCGGATTCGCTAAGCAGCTAAGCAAAAATCCTTTACCCTAAAATCGTAGGCCAAGACATTTCAGCAGTTGCATTCGCCAAGGCTTGATACTCTACTCGGTGCTTGATCGAGCAATGACATGTTGCTTCTTCGagctccaagaaactaagcaagAGCCTAAGAACATGCAATATGCTCCAATGGATTTACAGTCATCGGGGCAGCTTCCCCAGTCAGTATCGGTATACTCCTGTAACGAGAGTGTGTTAGTggaataaaattatgaaattttaccCAATTGAGATGTACCAAGTAGTAGATTCTCTAAACCCCTACTTTGGTATCTACGAGTTCTAAAGTAATcattatatagttttttttttcttttggaaatTGATTATTTCGAgtagataatccacatataaaatAGTGCACATGAACATTCAAGGATGGTGTTGCCTCTAAATAAAGTTCAATTAGATTAGTTTCCTTTCAATATAAGGACGAAAATGATCTTGAAAACCATATCATTTACGATTTCTAGATCtctttgagagagaaaaaaattgacattattttattaatgagtAATAATAGATGCACCATTAGTTTGTACACTAAAATTAAATACAATAATGTGTAAATAACCTTAAATATGAATATTTTTAAGCCCAAGGGTGTTGATTAATAGGCCCCAATAGTCTTATTGGAAGAAAAATGTCCTCCCAAAATATCATGCAAGACAGTTGAATAACGTAAGTAAAACAAGTAAAACATTGAAAATGGAGAAAAAAGCCCTTGGTTCGAAGGCAAGGACTCAAACCCTATCACCCGTGCTAAGAATGTCTTCTAGAAGCATAGTATACTATCTACTGTTATTTCTTATTTTAGTACGAAGAATACAGAATAGAATTATCAGAATAATGGTATGGTATTTCATCTGACTGAAGTGAAGTCCACGTAATATTTAATTGTATCGCTGAGATTACTTACTCATCACATCACGATGTGTAATTTAAGTATGAAAATTGAGTGTACATCTATCATTATTAAAACTACAATAATCATAACaagaaaatcaacaaaaaaacgACAATAACTATAAAAAGCGACAATAATCGCATATGACtcacaatttatttattttttaaattttccaTTAGTAATTTAAAGTCAACATTATATAGCTATTGGATGATTAGTTATTTCAAATGGAGGAGAACATGACATAAATTGGTATCGGGTAAAGTAAATGAGATAATGAAAATCTAAAAACATTCTTatatttggttcaaattttaaagtGTAAAGTAATTAATTTGTATAGTTCTCACATCTATTTTAAAAGTAAGATGAAATATTTTATgcacaagagtttaatattacatCCATCCTAAATTCATCTACACTTCTCAAGACAACTCAACACCTCAAAACAGcccctccaaaaaaaaaaatccacatataaaatGGTGCCACGTTAGCATTGAAGGTCGATCTTCCCGTTAAATAAGATTAGGTTCCTTTCAATCGAAGGACGGGAAATGGCGAagccctcctcctcctcctccgatTCTCTTCGAGAATCTATTAACGCGTTACTCTCTCCCACAGCGGAGATCTCGAAGGACCTCTCTCCCGAACTCGTTGACCGACTTCTGATTTTCCTCTCCAACGTCGGCGTCTCCAACCCTATCCCCGATCACTGCAACACCAAAGGTTTCTTATCCGACGTCATCTCCGCCGTGCTCAAACCCCTCACTATTTCACGCGGTCAGCTCACCTGCCTCCTCACCGTCAAGCCCGTCATCagtgtaattatttatttatgattaAGTTgggattttattttaattttgaattagatTTAGAGTTGTTTGATATAAAAGTGCTTGCGAGAGAAAAACGTGGAAAAGGAGGAGAAAGTGATTTTTTTCTTCAATGTTTGggattatttacttttatgttggATATTAGAGAAACAATAATGGTGCTCTGTTAATGATTTTTCAGAACTTCTATGCAACACTTCATGGAGGAGCTCTTGCAGCTGTAGCCGAGACGATCTCCATAGTTTGTGCTAAAACGGTTGTAGGTGACGACAAGGAAATCTTTCTTGGTGAACAGAGCTTTTCTTATCTCTCTGGTGCTTCAATCGATGTGAGTGTCTCTTAAGGCCTTCACTTGCTTATCATCAATTGTTACTctctttttgttgttgttgttgtgtttcaGTAGAGAAGattgaaaaaattaataataataagaaaaactATAATATGATGTTGTAATGTTTTCAACTCATAAGAGGGTAGCTGATTATGCTGTTAACGTTCTAATGGACTCTTGGCAGCATCCAATGATCCGTAAAAGTAAATTGGTTcactttttgttttgtttttgtttttggggCATGATCAAAGATCCGAAATTGAGGTTGTAGCTATTGATGGCATAGTTATTACTTTAttcccttattattattatgaagaCAATATTTGCCGAGATGCTAAATTTGGGTTGAATTTGGTAAAGAGGGTAAGGGTGATAGCCATTGTTCACTTGGTTTTATTCTCTTTGCCCTCCATACTTTCATTCTCAAGTGTGGTATATAGGAACATTTCCTTTTCTCCCCTCAGCGACTGGTGCTATTTTGTTACTGTTTAAATAACTTAATTCAGCCCTGCAAATACAACACGaccaatattatatataatatgtataatttCATTATTCTTCTCTCCCGCGTCAATTATCCTAGTAGCATAATTAGTCTGGTGTGAGCATTATACTGTATGCATGTTTGATGATTTCACGAATTTCGTGACTCTTATCAAATCTTTTGTATTTTCgtttctttgtttttgtttttccaCGCCCAAAATCTTGATACTGAAATTTAATACAATTGACAGGCAGAGGTAATTGCTGATGCAAAAGTGGTGAGAAGTGGAAGGAATTTGACTGTAGTGTcaattgattttaaattaaagaaaaccCAGAAGCTGGTGTATACAGCTCGTGCTACCTTCTATAACATGCCTGTTTCTAAGTTATGATATTCCTTCGTCCAGAAATGTAGGTATCATGTTTCTGTAACAAGCAAATACGTCTATAAGATTTTGCCGTGGTGATTCTCACGGTTAAGAACCATATCATGCATTGTTTCCATTTGATGCTACACATGTAAGCATAACTTGGGAATTCTTTTTTTCAATTTTCATACTAAATATTGTTCGCCAACTAACTCTTACAATATCAATTATCCATGTCAATCATTTGGTACACCTGTGATT includes these proteins:
- the LOC133811627 gene encoding uncharacterized protein LOC133811627, whose product is MAKPSSSSSDSLRESINALLSPTAEISKDLSPELVDRLLIFLSNVGVSNPIPDHCNTKGFLSDVISAVLKPLTISRGQLTCLLTVKPVISNFYATLHGGALAAVAETISIVCAKTVVGDDKEIFLGEQSFSYLSGASIDAEVIADAKVVRSGRNLTVVSIDFKLKKTQKLVYTARATFYNMPVSKL